The following proteins are co-located in the Vigna unguiculata cultivar IT97K-499-35 chromosome 9, ASM411807v1, whole genome shotgun sequence genome:
- the LOC114164254 gene encoding probable protein phosphatase 2C 12 isoform X2 translates to MSGLGERQTVPLSVLLKRELANEKTEKPDVVIVHGQASENKKGEDFTLLKTECQRVVGDGVSTYSVFGLFDGHNGSAAAIYAKENLLNNVLSAIPSDLNRDDWVSALPRALVAGFVKTDKDFQRKAQTSGTTATFMIIDGCVVTVASVGDSRCILEPHEGGMYYLSADHRLDSNEEERIRITSSGGEVGRLNTGGGTEVGPLRCWPGGLCLSRSIGDKDVGEFIVPVPHVKQVKLSTVGGRIIISSDGVWDALTAEMALDCCRGMSAEVAAPHIVKEAVQAKGLRDDTTCIVIDVYPQEKPPTSSATQKKPAKGRFKSIFRKKSSESSSYVDKQYLEPDVVQELYEEGSAMLSERLETKYPLCNMFKLFVCAVCQVEMKPGEGISIHVGASNPGSLRPWDGPFLCSSCQEKREAMEGKRTSDRLSSGSD, encoded by the exons ATGTCTGGTCTGGGTGAACGCCAAACGGTTCCCCTTTCGGTGCTGCTGAAGCGTGAGTTGGCCAACGAGAAAACCGAGAAGCCGGATGTTGTCATCGTGCACGGTCAAGCCAGTGAGAATAAGAAAGGAGAGGATTTCACGCTGTTGAAGACGGAATGCCAGAGGGTGGTGGGAGATGGGGTTTCTACGTATTCTGTTTTTGGG CTATTTGATGGACATAATGGATCTGCTGCCGCTATTTATGCCAAGGAGAATCTTCTGAACAACGTTTTAAGTGCAATTCCTTCTGATCTTAACAGAGATGACTGGGTTTCAGCGTTACCTAGGGCTTTGGTTGCAGGCTTTGTAAAAACTGATAAAGATTTTCAAAGAAAAG CACAAACATCAGGAACAACTGCAACCTTCATGATCATAGATGGATGTGTTGTGACAGTCGCATCAGTTGGTGATTCCCGTTGCATACTTGAACCTCATGAGGGTGGGATGTATTACTTGTCAGCAGACCATAGACTAGATAGCAACGAAGAGGA GAGGATCCGCATCACTTCTAGTGGAGGTGAGGTTGGTCGTCTAAATACTGGGGGAGGCACAGAg GTTGGTCCTTTGAGATGTTGGCCAGGTGGTTTGTGTCTCTCCCGGTCCATTGGTGACAAGGATGTTGGTGAATTTATTGTCCCTGTACCACACGTAAAGCAAGTGAAG CTTTCTACTGTTGGAGGCAGAATCATTATCAGCAGTGATGGTGTCTGGGATGCTCTAACAGCAGAAATGGCCCTTGATTGCTGTCGTGGCATGTCAGCTGAGGTTGCGGCACCACATATTGTGAAA GAAGCCGTGCAAGCAAAGGGACTTAGAGATGACACAACCTGCATTGTTATTGATGTATATCCGCAGGAGAAGCCACCTACTTCTTCGGCAACACAAAAGAAACCGGCAAAAGGAAGGTTCAAGTCCATTTTTCGAAAAAAGTCCTCCGAATCATCATCTTACGTTGACAAACAATACCTTGAGCCAGATGTGGTACAGGAACTATACGAGGAAGGATCTGCTATGCTTTCAGAGAG GTTGGAAACAAAATATCCGCTCTGCAACATGTTCAAGTTGTTTGTCTGCGCAGTGTGTCAGGTAGAGATGAAACCTGGGGAGGGTATTTCCATACACGTGGGTGCGTCTAATCCAGGAAGTTTGCGTCCCTGGGATGGACCTTTCCTTTGTTCAAGTTG
- the LOC114164254 gene encoding probable protein phosphatase 2C 12 isoform X1 yields the protein MSGLGERQTVPLSVLLKRELANEKTEKPDVVIVHGQASENKKGEDFTLLKTECQRVVGDGVSTYSVFGLFDGHNGSAAAIYAKENLLNNVLSAIPSDLNRDDWVSALPRALVAGFVKTDKDFQRKAQTSGTTATFMIIDGCVVTVASVGDSRCILEPHEGGMYYLSADHRLDSNEEERIRITSSGGEVGRLNTGGGTEVGPLRCWPGGLCLSRSIGDKDVGEFIVPVPHVKQVKLSTVGGRIIISSDGVWDALTAEMALDCCRGMSAEVAAPHIVKEAVQAKGLRDDTTCIVIDVYPQEKPPTSSATQKKPAKGRFKSIFRKKSSESSSYVDKQYLEPDVVQELYEEGSAMLSERLETKYPLCNMFKLFVCAVCQVEMKPGEGISIHVGASNPGSLRPWDGPFLCSSCQEKREAMEGKRTSDLAAEVTNELSCNLHIEKQRLFL from the exons ATGTCTGGTCTGGGTGAACGCCAAACGGTTCCCCTTTCGGTGCTGCTGAAGCGTGAGTTGGCCAACGAGAAAACCGAGAAGCCGGATGTTGTCATCGTGCACGGTCAAGCCAGTGAGAATAAGAAAGGAGAGGATTTCACGCTGTTGAAGACGGAATGCCAGAGGGTGGTGGGAGATGGGGTTTCTACGTATTCTGTTTTTGGG CTATTTGATGGACATAATGGATCTGCTGCCGCTATTTATGCCAAGGAGAATCTTCTGAACAACGTTTTAAGTGCAATTCCTTCTGATCTTAACAGAGATGACTGGGTTTCAGCGTTACCTAGGGCTTTGGTTGCAGGCTTTGTAAAAACTGATAAAGATTTTCAAAGAAAAG CACAAACATCAGGAACAACTGCAACCTTCATGATCATAGATGGATGTGTTGTGACAGTCGCATCAGTTGGTGATTCCCGTTGCATACTTGAACCTCATGAGGGTGGGATGTATTACTTGTCAGCAGACCATAGACTAGATAGCAACGAAGAGGA GAGGATCCGCATCACTTCTAGTGGAGGTGAGGTTGGTCGTCTAAATACTGGGGGAGGCACAGAg GTTGGTCCTTTGAGATGTTGGCCAGGTGGTTTGTGTCTCTCCCGGTCCATTGGTGACAAGGATGTTGGTGAATTTATTGTCCCTGTACCACACGTAAAGCAAGTGAAG CTTTCTACTGTTGGAGGCAGAATCATTATCAGCAGTGATGGTGTCTGGGATGCTCTAACAGCAGAAATGGCCCTTGATTGCTGTCGTGGCATGTCAGCTGAGGTTGCGGCACCACATATTGTGAAA GAAGCCGTGCAAGCAAAGGGACTTAGAGATGACACAACCTGCATTGTTATTGATGTATATCCGCAGGAGAAGCCACCTACTTCTTCGGCAACACAAAAGAAACCGGCAAAAGGAAGGTTCAAGTCCATTTTTCGAAAAAAGTCCTCCGAATCATCATCTTACGTTGACAAACAATACCTTGAGCCAGATGTGGTACAGGAACTATACGAGGAAGGATCTGCTATGCTTTCAGAGAG GTTGGAAACAAAATATCCGCTCTGCAACATGTTCAAGTTGTTTGTCTGCGCAGTGTGTCAGGTAGAGATGAAACCTGGGGAGGGTATTTCCATACACGTGGGTGCGTCTAATCCAGGAAGTTTGCGTCCCTGGGATGGACCTTTCCTTTGTTCAAGTTG
- the LOC114164400 gene encoding B3 domain-containing protein At5g42700-like has translation MVAACAYEESRRKRVEENRKRMEALNLPLLSRALHKSPPPKSSPLKSSKKSNTTQKVLVAVRRSGRLANLPSPVYKEIPIDRVSIPRRNTSNRHRDLSNRVYASDEARLEASEQAEKLMSGLKSDFPSFIKSMLQSHVSGGFWLGLPVQFCKSNLPKGDDVMTLVDEDGNEYSTIYLQRKSGLSGGWKAFAVAHDLADGDALIFQLIKRTTFKVYIIRANSPSEDKQVE, from the exons ATGGTGGCAGCATGCGCATACGAGGAGAGTCGTCGTAAGAGAGTAGAGGAGAACAGAAAGAGAATGGAAGCTCTCAATCTCCCTCTCCTCTCTCGAGCTCTTCACAAATCCCCTCCTCCCAAATCTTCTCCG TTAAAATCATCCAAGAAAAGCAACACCACCCAAAAAGTGTTGGTTGCAGTGAGAAGATCCGGTCGCCTGGCGAACTTGCCTTCCCCTGTTTACAAAGAA ATTCCTATTGATCGTGTCTCTATACCTCGAAG AAATACTAGCAATAGGCACAGAGACCTTAGTAATAGAGTATACGCCTCAGATGAAGCCAGGCTGGAAGCATCAGAACAAGCAGAAAAATTAATGTCGGGTTTAAAATCTGATTTCCCAAGCTTCATAAAATCTATGCTCCAATCTCATGTCAGTGGAGGGTTTTGGCTG GGCCTTCCAGTTCAATTTTGCAAGAGCAATCTTCCAAAAGGAGACGATGTGATGACTTTGGTTGATGAAGACGGGAATGAGTATTCAACAATATATTTGCAACGTAAATCAGGACTTAGTGGGGGATGGAAAGCTTTTGCAGTTGCTCATGACCTAGCTGATGGGGACGCTTTAATTTTCCAATTAATCAAGCGCACTACATTCAAG GTGTACATTATTAGAGCGAATAGTCCTTCAGAGGATAAACAAGTCGAGTGA